One Glycine max cultivar Williams 82 chromosome 4, Glycine_max_v4.0, whole genome shotgun sequence DNA segment encodes these proteins:
- the LOC102660696 gene encoding protein MAIN-LIKE 1-like, whose translation MAPVDVEDTGADIPADTGAQAAEDEHEGFPGGPSDPFVLTQYADHVACSKRPELKLSSHGRKVHSLGRPVLAIEGLVAGTRLCPLIACLVDTSDRGLLSSFVERWHRETSSFHLPVGEVMITLDDVSSLLHLLVAGDLHAFQPLHVDDAVQMLMDLLMVSAEVARVETGQCRGPYIRLQWVHDIYECQCEAEALRDLSQTGRYAWGVAALVHMYDQLNDSSCWIYEHFPSVAKSTADQDYGEDSPRACRWITTKKTVKNIRTPAYRQRLDRLRIPDVCWIPYREH comes from the exons ACACTGGGGCAGACATTCCAGCAGACACAGGCGCGCAGGCTGCTGAGGATGAGCATGAGGGATTTCCGGGTGGTCCGAGTGACCCATTCGTGCTGACCCAGTATGCAGATCACGTTGCTTGCAGC aAGCGTCCTGAGTTGAAGTTATCCTCTCACGGGAGGAAGGTCCATAGTTTAGGCAGGCCTGTCCTTGCCATTGAGGGACTAGTTGCTGGGACAAGACTATGTCCTCTGATCGCGTGTTTGGTAGACACTAGCGATCGGGGACTTTTGTCATCGTTTGTCGAGCGATGGCACCGGGAGACGTCTAGTTTCCATCTCCCTGTGGGAGAGGTGATGATCACGCTGGACGACGTCTCCTCACTTCTGCATCTGCTCGTGGCTGGCGACTTGCACGCCTTTCAGCCCTTGCACGTGGATGATGCGGTTCAGATGCTGATGGACTTATTGATGGTCTCTGCAGAGGTTGCCAGGGTTGAGACAGGGCAGTGTCGTGGACCATACATACGCCTGCAATGGGTACATGATATCTATGAGTGCCAATGCGAGGCAG AGGCCCTTCGTGACCTCAGTCAGACCGGGAGGTACGCCTGGGGAGTAGCTGCGCTGGTGCATATGTACGACCAACTGAACGATTCTTCT TGCTGGATATACGAGCACTTTCCCTCAGTCGCGAAGTCCACTGCTGATCAGGACTACGGCGAGGATTCACCGCGTGCTTGTAGGTGGATTACGACGAAGAAGACCGTGAAGAACATACGTACACCGGCATACAGGCAGCGCCTAGACCGACTCCGGATTCCGGATGTCTGTTGGATCCCATATAGGGAGCACTGA